The Pelodiscus sinensis isolate JC-2024 chromosome 6, ASM4963464v1, whole genome shotgun sequence sequence TATATTTTGACGATGGACCAGATACATCCTGTGCAAACACAGAGGAACCAACTGCCCCCTCTGTGTCCAAGAAAAAATGCAATGGTTTAGAGGATAGATAGAAAAAATGCTCACACCCTCTGAAGACAGTGCTGCAGAGGAAAGGAGCTTTAAAACCCGCCCATGTCCCCTCTACCGATAGCGATGCCTATTTTCATGGCTAAATAAGTTGGCTTGACACAGAAGAGGTTGCAGGCATTTTGCTGCACTGTACAgggagtccccgggttatgtacaagatagggactgtaggtttgttcttaagttgaatctatatgtaagtcggaactggcatccagtttcagccgctgctgaaactgatcagtttcaacagcggctgaatctggacaccagttccgacttacatacagattcaacttaagaaccccaggcagcggctgaatcaggactcctggggcagagcagctggggtgctgccgggttggtccagtagcgccaaagagcggtgctgcgggaccaaccgacagcgccccacctgctctaccacaggccccaggctttgctccgcatctccctggtctgcttggggggggcactagctgcgtctcccccccgcccccagcagaccagggagacgcggaacaaagcggcggaggacccgggccggaccgcggcgcttccaggtCAGCtagaagcgccgcgggtccggccctgggtcctccgccactttgctccccgtctccctggtctgctggctcccccagcagaccagagagatggggagcagcttttctcgctccggaggaggcgggcggcgggaccaggtgtcccaccgctccagtcctccggggcgagaaaatccccgttcgtaactgcggatccgacataagtcggatccacgtaactcaggGATTGCCTGTACTCCTATTCTAGGTGGAGTTTCCTGCTGAGATCTTGCAATCTGGACCACCAAAGAAAGTGAATGTGACTCTTACCTAGCTCTAATCATTGACTGTGGGTGAGAAGAAACTAGTTAATATGAGAATCTTGGAGAGGTTAACTAGAACAAATCAAATTTTGTACGGATTAACCTTCAATCTTTCACTCATTGAATACATATAGGAAAGAGAAAACATTCATATCCCATAAGACAAGAGTAAGAAGCAAAAGAATTGCCTAAGTATGTCTAGCAGTTAGAAACTGAAACTAGTTCCATTGTCTCCCAGTGAATCATGTGACATTGGCAAGATCACTAAACTTCTGTACTTAATCTACCAATAAAATAGATGTGATAATAAAACCACACAGTATTGTGAGACTTGCTCATTGTGAGCATAGCAAGTGAACGTAGCTGTAGACCTATACAAGACTGTATTGTTATACAGTATGAACACATCATGACCATACTCTgggtttcatctgcaaattccCGATCTCTCTCTGCAGTATGTCCTCCCTGCACAGCATGCTTTGCTATTTGAAAACACATCACACAATAAGCTGAAGGAGGAGGACTGACTATAAGCTGTCCAAAATTTACAGTGATCAGTATGTTGTTTCTCAAGGGGCACATTTGAAGATTTAGTTTATAAAGAAAATTCATGGAAGAAAATCTAGGCTAGTCACACCCTCAAGTCCCACAGATGTCAGACATCTTTGAAACCAGTGGCATTTGCCTGCATTAAATTAAGAATGTGCATTGTGTTTGCAATATTGGGGACCTGCCACTTCTGGATTTAaggtgtgggggggctctgcatgAAGCCGCTTGAAAGATTGGAGCCTGGGTTAGCAGCTTATTACAGTGTAATGTGTCCCTTGACATTGTACATTTTCTACTTAGCacacttcggctatgtctacacgtgCGGCTTCtagcgcaagaacatcttgcgcaagggttcttgtgcaagaagtcttgcgcaaggaaacgtccacactgccatgtgcaagctgtgcttttgtgcaagagcacccatggcagtgtggatgctctcttgcgcaagaaagctctggtggccattttagccatacgactttcttgcgcaagaaatccctgccgagcgtccacactgaccacttgcacaagagctcctgcgcaagagggcttacacctgttaaaaaagagcgtagctcttgcgcaagaagccctctcttaccacgccgtactgtaaatttccttgtgcaaaagcgggcgggcagtgtggacactctgcagattcttgtgcaagaacagccatacttgcgcaagaacccacaagtgtagacatagccttggatatTAACAGTACATGCAGCTTATGGGCATGTGTTTGTGTACACACACTTTGGAAAGGGTATAGTCGCAGGCTGCAAAATTAAAATGTACCCCATATCTCAGTGTTTCCTCTATTATAGAGACAAGCAGATGAGGCAATATCTTTCACAGGACTTATTTCTGATGGCAAAAGACTAACAGCTCTTCTTTGGGTCAGCATTTTGTTGGATAAGTAACCACTaaaacaaacaatacattttaagACTTCGACATTTTAATGTGGCCTAATTATCCAAGGAGGAAAAATGCAGGGTAATTGTTGCTCATAATTTAAAATAGTCTTCATATGTGCTGAACATTAGTTCTGCATTCTACAAAATTACTGGATTTAAGACAGTTTACATTTCTAGATGCAACTGCCAAATGTGACCACTAGGGGGCGGTCGTGTTCTGACTGAACACAATAACTGTTCAGTACAGATATAATTTCACTGTTCTATAGCTACAAACTGAGTATTTATGTTTCTGTATATAATTCTCATAACCTTTCAGTGGTGCTATTTTTCTAGTGGCTGACAACACGCAGACAGACAAACATGCACACCAACAAAAATGAAGTTACTGCATAAACAAATATGATTCTCCAATTACTTCCACATACATTCCTATAGGAATATTATATAACTCAGTAAGCAGATTTCCAGCATAACAGATGACTTTCTAGTCCTCTTCTATTACAGGAAAAAAAGCTGCCTTTTATGTGCTTTACATTATTCCTTCCCCATTCATTAGGGTtaccaactttctaatcacacaaatcCCAAACCCCttgccctgtccccttccccaaggccactccctttccctctgcctcttccctgaggccctgcccctgctcactccatccaccTCCTTCTGTTGCTCActcaccccaccctcactcactttcaccaggcagaggGTTAAGGTGTAGGACGGGGAGTGGATctgcgagggtatgtctacactaccccgctagttcaaactagcggggtaatgtaggcataccgcacttgcaaatgaagcccgggatttgaatttcccgggcttcatttgcataagccgggcgccgccatttttaaatcccggctagttcgaaccccgtgccgcgcgggtacacgcggcatggagtagctagttcggattaggcttccgaatccgaactagctgtactcctcatgtaCATGGGCATGTCTCCATCAGCATGTCTGTATGTTGCTGAGCCTCATGATCTCACTCTACAATGCTTTACCAACAGGAGTTTAGGATATATCTCCATGAGTTCAAAGAACCCTAAAATAGTTCCATCCATAAATACATggaattccatgaggagtacagctagttcggattaggaagcctaatccgaactagctactccgtgccgcgtgtacccgcgcggcacggggttcgaactagccgggatttaaaaatggcggcgcccggcttatgcaaatgaagcccgggaaattcaaatcccgggcttcatttgcaagtgcggtatgcctacattaccccgctagttcgaactagcggggtagtgtagacataccctgagggagtttaGGTTTGGTAAGAGGCTCAAGGCTGTGGCAGGGTTCAAAGTTTGGGAGGAGGCTCTCTGTTTAGGGGGTGTgagggtgcaggctgggcagtTCCTGAAATTGACTGGCATGTTCAGTAAGGTTATCAAAGCTCCCAGACTGGGCTGTAGTCTGCCATAATCAGCGCTGTTATCCTAATGGCTATTGAAAGCCATCTGGGAGATTTTTATAGGCCACTAAAAGTCCaatcagaggcacagcaggactGAGGCAGACTCCTTACCTTCTCTGGCTCCATACAGCTCCCAGAAGCAACAGGCATGTCCCTCTGGCTCCTATGTTCAGAAGCAATTAAGGGCAGCTTTACTATATGCCCTTTGTTATTGTTTACTCCTGCTTATTGATCATAAAGGATCTTTTTGAAGTGCCTCACTCCGTGAACTGCTTGCTTCAGAGTGCCTCCATCAGCATGTCTGTATGTTGCTGAGCCTCATGATCTCACTCTACAATGCTTTACCAACAGGAGTTTAGGATATATCTCCATGAGTTCAAAGAACCCTAAAATAGTTCCATCCATAAATACAGTTTGGAAATAATATATTCTATTGAATAGCTTCATTCATCTAAAATTTAAAAGAGGGTTGGTTACTAAATCTGGTTTGCAAAATATATGCCAAAATATTCTTTCAGGATTGACATTGGCCCAATAGCAATAAGGGTAGCTTATTACCACCTTCATTGCTAAGAGCAAGAACCAAATTAAAGACTAACTTTGGGTTCTCTAACCCTGGCTCTGTCAAGTGATAGAATTGTTGAGAAGATAAAACCTTAACCTCCCAGGAGAGAGAAGTGACAATTATGTCTTGTTTCTAAATATGTTTTGAACTGCCGGGTGGCTTTCACCCAACATAATTTATATCTGTTTTCAAGTGCAGAGCCACCATGTAACTATAACTTCCATATCTTGTGTGGGAGACTGACAGAATTTAGTTGGAAATAAATTAACCTAAAATTAAACTGTATAAAACCCATCATCTCTTTTGGCATAAAGATCAATAAGTGAGAGATGGGAAAGTCTCTGGCCTAGTGTCTGCAGCTCCACCATTACCTCAAGGAAGTCTCACGCCAAAACATAGAAAAACATTTGAAATGCCTCCATTCCAAAGATCCATCACCATTTCATTGGGGTGGGAGAGGATATTAAAATGGTCTTTTTgcacatgggggctgtgtctagactgcatcccttttctgtaaaagggatgcaaattagacacagtgcaattgcaaatgaagcagtgatttaaatcttccccgcttcatttgcataaacatggctgccgcttttttccggctcggggctttgccatcaaaaagcgccagtcttgatggggatctttcggaaaataaagccttttccgaaagagcccttattccttattttaagagggataagggatctttcggaaaatgttttattttccgaaagatccccgtctagactagctcttttttccggcaaagctccaagccggaaaaaagcggcagctatgtttatgctaatgaagcagggggggatttaaatccctgcttcatttgcaattgcgatgtgtctaatttgcattccttttacggaaaagggatgcagtctagacacagcagggGAGTATGAGTACTGAGAAGGATTTTGATGGTGGTACATCAAAAATAACTGactaaaaattaaaattaaaataactgaCTAAAAGTAAGACAACAGAAGCTTAAGCTGAGAATCAGCAAGGACTTCTAATGGTGGAATCTATTTATACTGCTGCATGCATTTCCTAAGGATTGGAGCTGTTTTGCCAGGAACACTTAATACTTACTGGATAGACCAACAGAAAATACAGTATAAGGAAAAACCTCACCCTTTGTGGGGAGGAGCCAACAGATATTGTAAGAGAAAAGACTCTCACTACGTTCATTTCCCCACTCTCATGGgagattttgttgttgttctgaTTTCCAAAGTATTGTTTAAATGGGTCACAAGAAATAAAGCTAAAGCAGAACTAAACAAGCAGTCtggtatatattttttctttgatTAAGTAAATAATTTGGTGAAATCTTTTCGCTACCATACAACTAAGCAGGACAGAATAACAGAAAGAAAATACCAATAGCTTAAATGAGAGAGACACACTTCTAAATATAGACTTTATGGAACTGTTGACTTCTAAGTTCATAGGACTCATTTCCATTGCTTCTTAATGGTTCTTTTTCATCTGCCATGTCACCGTCTTTCATTTGTGCAAAATAGGCAGGAGAGGCTTTGTATTCATAATGCCTATCAAGAGACTTCAGGTGGATCAACATATGAAGAGCATAGGCCAGGACTAGAAGCAAAATCAGTGACATAACCAAGCCCATCAGAATTGCTGGTGAGAAAAAGGATGCACAATCTTTGGCATAAGCAAACTGTCCTCCTTCAATGTTAAAGCCTTGAATCTGTAAAGAGAGTAAAATGATTTATGTTAAAAATCCTCTTTCCTGGGTAGGAGGCATTTCATGATTTTGCTCCTACTACTACGAAAGGATTTGATTCACTTAATTTATTCATGTCAGTGCACTTGACTCTGGGGTCTAAAGGATTTGCAGTTATATTTTAAACTAAATCTTCTGTGATCATTTTTGAGAGCCAAGTCAAATATAACTATAAGCTTGATAATTCTGCTTTGCAAGGTATTcccagtttggttttttttgtaggAGTCAACAGTTTCCATTTCTGATTGTACAAATATGGACACAGGTGTCCTGAGACTTTTCCAAGGTTTCACTTCATCTTATTACCTGGAAATCGATAAAAGTGACTTCCCAGAGCCTGGACTCATCGTTTGCGGAGCTGGGCATCAGGAGTGCATTATACCTCTGCAAACTGCTCACATGTTCACAGTGGTACGAATAACTTACTGGAGCAAATATTCTGGTTGCATTAAATGTCGCTTGTACAGAATGGTTGTAAAGTAGCTGTATTCTGTATAAACTAAACCAGTTCTGAACAGACAGCTTGTAATAACTGTTTGTCAATAAGAATCtgaaattttttaaaagagagagaattaGTAAAGTTGCAAATGTGACAGCATACATTATTCAATCCAACAAATAGAATAGCCATACTAGATTCATTAAAGTCAACAGatctatgccaatttacactagAAAAGGCTCTTGCTCTTTCTGTTGCTGTATGGGAGACCTAAGTCTCTAAAACAATGTTGATTGcttgctgctgcagctgaagaAGGTCATTGGTCAGTCACACAGGACTAGTCCAAGGCAGAGAAAGGAGATCATAAAAAACTTGAGCATCTTCTGACTCCGTAATTATGGAACAGCATTAGAAGAACATCATCCATTCTGCCTccctctctgcagctacagatcAGATTCTGCCTGAGTAGCTGACCAATGAGAAGCAAGCCCATGgaggaaaacaaagtaaaaatacATTGAAGAAATTCCTCTAGTTGAAAACCTTAACTCAGCCAAGCAatggtctacacagcaaagttatttcgaaataacagcccttattttgaaataactttcctagtgtctacacagtcTACATAGAggagagcttatttcgaatttggtaaacctcattctacaaggaataacgccaaatttgaaatagctattttgaaataagtgctgtgtagacacttattttgaaatagggagcctccagccttcccagggtgccctgctggccactccagcctcacccAAGCACACTCCACTCCCTCTCTCACTCCcgggagtccttaaaggggttgactctggccacagtgcctgtgccagctccaagactgccagcccagagccagcaatcactgcccctcacccagtggccccaaaacatgagccagcaagccactggcagccagccctccaccgctccccaggagcagtctgccagctcccaggagcctgccagggcctagaGAAGGcgggagccttcctggtccagggtggagatcatggaccttattcaggtttgggggggatgcccccaacgtccatgatctccacactagatggaggaaggcaaccatctatggcaggatagctgccagcctggccaccaaaggccacatgcgatcccaggagcaggttcacatgaaaatcaagttggtccggcaaaaccccaaaccctgagccctgagcttcccctcccccttcttccccttgcttcccactTCGAGCTCTctactcccaggtttcccccttccctctcccaccctctcttctcccctctcccgcctcctttccccagtctcaccagattttcattcccccatcccccgttctgttaaataaagagaatttgtgctcctgaaaatacatgtatgttatttgatatcaggaagaggggttagtgaggggtaagtgaaaggacgtgagggaggaatgaggcataagcccatagtggggcagaccagggaggctcttagtgcgcctcagggtggaagctctcccgcagggcctcctggatactgacagctccccaa is a genomic window containing:
- the LOC102451902 gene encoding V-type proton ATPase subunit S1-like protein yields the protein MEKNIAFSFLLFLCVGFSVSVDQMFVRMDESSHAFSDQELSQRNDRRYEGGVKPKYNLKQVAITQMVSYNLSRKESESWRTMPHSHYSPVNVTVNGSPCILFWARRIMIKFKNHMELDLTKKTFGVHAAVDVGDSNCSGDHAMLSLKFGDIDNLKGLVIRFLLTNSYYKLSVQNWFSLYRIQLLYNHSVQATFNATRIFAPVSYSYHCEHVSSLQRYNALLMPSSANDESRLWEVTFIDFQIQGFNIEGGQFAYAKDCASFFSPAILMGLVMSLILLLVLAYALHMLIHLKSLDRHYEYKASPAYFAQMKDGDMADEKEPLRSNGNESYELRSQQFHKVYI